TCTTCGATATGCTGAACGGCCGTGTTTGCTGGAAACTCGGAATCATTCAGGGAGGTGGCATCCCGCGGATCGTGCCTGGCAATTACGTCGTACAGAATCGCGGCGCCGTAGGCATCTCTCGCGAGCGGGCCAATCTGATCCAGTGAACTGGCGTAGGCCACCAACCCATATCTTGACACCCTGCCGTAAGTCGGCTTCATGCCGACAACACCACAGAACCCGGCGGGCTGGCGAATCGATCCGCCCGTGTCCGAACCCAGAGCCAGTGGAACCATTCCCGCGGCAACGGCGACAGCAGAACCGCCGCTCGAACCACCAGCCGTATGATTTGTTTTCCACGGATTCCTGGCTGAACCGGCGTACGATGTCTCGGTGGTTGACCCCATCGCAAACTCGTCCATATTCAGCTTACCGACGATCACGCCGTCGGCCGCGAAAATCCGTTCGGTGACGTTCGCATCATAGGGCGGGACAAAGTTCTGCAGCATTCGGCTACCGCAGGTCGTTGGTCTGCCTTTCGTACAAATGTTGTCCTTCAGGGCAATGGGAAGCCCCTGCAACGACCCGACAGGCTGGCCCGCCATCCTTCGCTGATCGATTTCATCCGCTTGCTGCAGCGCTTCGGCTGCCTGTACAGAAAGAAATGCATTCAGAGTAGGATTCTGCCGCTCAATCTGTTCAAGACACTGCTCCGTCAACTGACGAGAGGTTAGCTGTCCCGACTGAAGAGCATCAATCAGCTGCAATGTGCTTCGAGAGTTATTGGTCATCGATATCTATTTCTTTTCTTCAAGGATGCGCGGAACCATGAAGAATTGACCGTCTGTCTGCGGCGAATTCGAAAGGGCGAGTTCACGGGGCAGCGAAGGTTTCTGAACGTCGTCGCGATAGACATTCTGTAACTCAACGGCATGAGGCATCGGGGCGACACCTTCGATATCAACTTCATCCAGCAATCGAACGTAATCCAGAACTGCCGTCAATTGTTTGCCGAATTCTTCAGCTTCCTGATCGGACAGTTTCAGCCTGGCAAGCGATGCCACTTTTTGTACTTCTGATCGATCCATGTCGAATCCACTCCAGCCAAACTACAGCCTTGTATTGCGTGACCATCAGCCTTTTAACGCGTTCAGAATCTTCTGGCAGGCGTCAGACTTATTGAGCGCGTAGAAGTGAATTCCGGGAACACCCTCCGCTCGAAGTTGTTCACACTGCTTCACGGCGTGTTCGACTCCAATCTCAAACTGAGCTGCGCTATCGTCTTTGACGGCTTCCAGACGCTGCGCGAGTGCATCGGGGAAAATCGTGCCACACATCGACGTAATGCGTTTGATCCTTGCAAAGTCTGTGATCGGCATGATTCCCGGGACGATTGGTAGAGTCATGCCCAACTGGCCGCAGGCGTCGCGAAACCGGTAAAAGCTGTCATTGACAAAGAACAGCTGCGTGAAAATTGCGTCGGCGCCGGCATCAACTTTGCGTTTCAGATTCAGCAGGTCTGTTTCCATTGATGGAGCTTCAATATGCTTTTCGGGGTATCCGGCGACTCCAATGCCGAATTCCGGATGAGCGGAACGAATCAGTTCGACCAGCTCATTCGCATTTGCCAGCCCGCCATCCGCTGGCTTGAAGTTCTTTTGACCTTCAGGAGGATCCCCTCGCAAAGCCATAATATTATGAACACCTGCTGACTTCGCTTCTTCCAGCCAGGAAAGCAGTTCCTCACGCGTGGAGCCGACGCACGTGAAGTGGGCCATCGCCGTGCTTTTCAGTTCGTTCTGTATATGCTGGCACCAGTAGACAGTTCGATCTCGCGTTGAACCACCTGCTCCATATGTGCAGGAAACGAATGCGGGGTGATAAGCCATTAAAGTCTGAAGATGTCGCTTAAGAGCGACGTCACCATCAGACGTCTTCGGAGGAAAGATCTCAATCGAGACCACAAACTCATCGTTCGCAAACATTTCGGAGAGTTGCATTCGAACCTTAACCTGCTGATATCAATTTCGGGGCACATTGCGTCGTCACCACGGGCGGCGCAGAACGTTGGGGTGGCTGATGCTTGTCGAGCACCGAGGCTACATTTCCTGCCCTGTCAGGCGGGCCACTTCGTTGACGTCTTTGTCACCACGGCCACTCAGACACACCACGATGATGTCGTCTTTGCTGCGGTTGGCGGCTGCTTTCATCGCGTAGGCAATCGCGTGCGATGTTTCGATTGCCGGAAGGATACCCTCGGATCGCGCCATCGTTGTGAAGGCAGCCAACGCTTCATCGTCCCGAATATCGACGTAATTCACTCGTCCCGTATCCTTCCAGTAACTGTGCTCCGGTCCGACACCGGGGTAGTCGAGTCCGGCAGAGATCGAATGAACGTCGGATGTCTGACCGTCGTCATTCTGCAGCACATAGCTGTAGCTGCCATGCAGAATGCCAGGTTTTCCGTGGCTGAGCGTACTGGCGTGATCACCCGGATTCGGGCCGCGGCCGCCAGCCTCAACCCCGGTTAGCGCGACACTGTCATCGTCAACAAATGGGTAAAACATCCCGGCGGAATTCGAACCACCACCCACGCACGCGATCACTTCGTCCGGCAATCGTCCTGTCTTCTGAAGGCACTGTTCGCGGGCTTCCCGACCAATGACAGCCTGAAAATCCCGCACCATCATCGGAAACGGGTGCGGTCCCACCACACTTCCAATGATGTAATGAGTGTCACGAACTGAAGCCATCCAGTCACGCATGGCTTCATTGATTGCGTCGCGTAAAGTTCGTGAACCGGTCGTCACCGGGCGAACCTCGGCCCCCATCGTCCTCATGTTAAAAACATTCAGCTTCTGAC
This region of Planctomycetaceae bacterium genomic DNA includes:
- the gatC gene encoding Asp-tRNA(Asn)/Glu-tRNA(Gln) amidotransferase subunit GatC, with protein sequence MDRSEVQKVASLARLKLSDQEAEEFGKQLTAVLDYVRLLDEVDIEGVAPMPHAVELQNVYRDDVQKPSLPRELALSNSPQTDGQFFMVPRILEEKK
- the gatA gene encoding Asp-tRNA(Asn)/Glu-tRNA(Gln) amidotransferase subunit GatA translates to MTNNSRSTLQLIDALQSGQLTSRQLTEQCLEQIERQNPTLNAFLSVQAAEALQQADEIDQRRMAGQPVGSLQGLPIALKDNICTKGRPTTCGSRMLQNFVPPYDANVTERIFAADGVIVGKLNMDEFAMGSTTETSYAGSARNPWKTNHTAGGSSGGSAVAVAAGMVPLALGSDTGGSIRQPAGFCGVVGMKPTYGRVSRYGLVAYASSLDQIGPLARDAYGAAILYDVIARHDPRDATSLNDSEFPANTAVQHIEDCRRKSGLLTGLRIGVVDEHFGDGLSAEVRDRVQSAIESLKQSGATVHNVSLPHSKYSIAAYYLIACSEASSNLARYDGIHYGHRAEKSADMIDLYCQSRGESFGAEVKRRIMLGTFALSAGYYDAYYLKALKVRRRISEDFMRAFAEVDVIASPVAPTAAFELGTNHDDPLAMYLSDIYTISANLAGIPGISIPCGLTSQRLPVGLQLMTATRRDPLLFQVADQFQQLTDWHRATPGP
- the trpB gene encoding tryptophan synthase subunit beta — its product is MSVSSVPSSTPLSAVPDVRGRFGEFGRRFVPETLMYALDELTAAYEAARNDPEFQHQLNDLLQNYVGRPNPLYFAERLTEKCGGAKIYFKREDLNLTGAHKINNTIGQVLLTKRMGKTRVIAETGAGQHGVATATACARFGLPCVVYMGEEDVRRQKLNVFNMRTMGAEVRPVTTGSRTLRDAINEAMRDWMASVRDTHYIIGSVVGPHPFPMMVRDFQAVIGREAREQCLQKTGRLPDEVIACVGGGSNSAGMFYPFVDDDSVALTGVEAGGRGPNPGDHASTLSHGKPGILHGSYSYVLQNDDGQTSDVHSISAGLDYPGVGPEHSYWKDTGRVNYVDIRDDEALAAFTTMARSEGILPAIETSHAIAYAMKAAANRSKDDIIVVCLSGRGDKDVNEVARLTGQEM
- the metF gene encoding methylenetetrahydrofolate reductase [NAD(P)H] gives rise to the protein MQLSEMFANDEFVVSIEIFPPKTSDGDVALKRHLQTLMAYHPAFVSCTYGAGGSTRDRTVYWCQHIQNELKSTAMAHFTCVGSTREELLSWLEEAKSAGVHNIMALRGDPPEGQKNFKPADGGLANANELVELIRSAHPEFGIGVAGYPEKHIEAPSMETDLLNLKRKVDAGADAIFTQLFFVNDSFYRFRDACGQLGMTLPIVPGIMPITDFARIKRITSMCGTIFPDALAQRLEAVKDDSAAQFEIGVEHAVKQCEQLRAEGVPGIHFYALNKSDACQKILNALKG